A genomic segment from Thermogemmatispora onikobensis encodes:
- a CDS encoding TetR/AcrR family transcriptional regulator, protein MIIPDSEPESAQRRPGRPRSAQAHMAILQATLEELAEEGYQGMTIEGVAARAGVSKATIYRRWSSKEELVMEAAHRIYTDVPVINTGHLRRDFIAIYTLAYRAIQQNPFLQRLLFRALGEVHINPEIYRAFVERLFAPRLQQFIELIRQAQERGEVRSDLDPWLIIDMVAGPLFYHLMLGPLAPSQPQPFNEAIIERLIDTVFEGIAPQTATS, encoded by the coding sequence ATGATCATTCCTGACTCTGAGCCAGAATCAGCCCAACGGCGGCCTGGGCGTCCACGGAGCGCCCAGGCTCACATGGCCATCCTCCAGGCCACCCTGGAAGAGCTAGCCGAAGAAGGCTATCAGGGCATGACCATCGAGGGCGTTGCGGCCCGGGCCGGTGTCAGCAAAGCCACCATCTACCGCCGCTGGTCCTCCAAGGAAGAGCTGGTCATGGAAGCCGCCCATCGCATCTACACCGACGTTCCGGTCATCAACACTGGTCACCTGCGGCGTGACTTCATCGCCATCTATACCCTGGCCTATCGAGCGATCCAACAGAACCCGTTTCTGCAACGGCTGCTCTTCCGGGCCCTTGGCGAGGTCCACATCAACCCCGAGATCTATCGCGCCTTTGTTGAGCGTCTCTTTGCTCCGCGCCTGCAGCAGTTTATCGAGCTAATCAGGCAGGCCCAGGAGCGCGGTGAAGTGCGCTCTGATCTGGACCCCTGGCTGATCATCGATATGGTGGCCGGGCCGCTCTTCTATCACCTCATGCTGGGTCCCCTGGCGCCCTCGCAGCCGCAGCCCTTCAACGAGGCCATCATCGAACGGCTCATCGACACAGTCTTTGAAGGCATTGCCCCGCAGACCGCCACTTCCTGA